The following are encoded in a window of bacterium genomic DNA:
- a CDS encoding GxxExxY protein, whose translation MNTDNKRFKYKEITYQILNAAFEVHNILGCGFLEKVYENSVVCELRLKGMKVEAQKKIEIFYKGKEVGIYVADLIIEDKVIVEVKAVDEISKIHKAQLLNYLKATGYEVGLILNFAKTKLEYERLVV comes from the coding sequence ATGAACACAGATAATAAAAGGTTTAAGTATAAAGAAATCACCTATCAAATTTTAAATGCTGCCTTTGAGGTTCATAATATTCTTGGATGTGGATTTTTAGAGAAAGTTTATGAAAATTCAGTTGTTTGTGAGTTAAGATTAAAAGGGATGAAAGTTGAGGCTCAAAAGAAAATAGAGATATTCTATAAAGGAAAAGAAGTAGGAATATATGTAGCTGATTTGATAATAGAAGATAAAGTAATAGTAGAAGTAAAGGCAGTAGATGAGATAAGTAAGATTCATAAGGCTCAATTGTTAAATTATTTAAAAGCGACTGGATATGAAGTTGGACTTATTTTAAACTTTGCTAAGACTAAATTAGAATATGAGAGATTAGTTGTATAA
- a CDS encoding DUF6722 family protein, which yields MIPLTKKQRENLSKALFDISKLILTALVLGSFISNRAFDLLTFLIGICIFLLCFIIAITIDK from the coding sequence ATGATTCCATTGACTAAGAAACAACGAGAAAATTTATCAAAGGCATTATTTGATATTAGTAAACTAATACTTACGGCGTTAGTGTTAGGTAGTTTCATTTCTAATAGAGCATTTGATTTACTTACTTTTCTGATTGGAATATGTATTTTTCTTTTATGTTTCATAATAGCTATTACCATTGATAAATAG
- a CDS encoding ATPase domain-containing protein, which produces MDELKKIQSGIENLDEILGGGIPDFSVNIITGPPGSGKTILTQQIMFNNATEDGKSLCFTTISEPALKMMRYQQHFDYFDVDKIGKSVIFIDIGEIFRQKGLMKSMETIVEYVEKNMPKVIVIDSFKALHELAETPHEVREFGYELAVNLTTWQAISFLVGEYTEDEMVKEPVFAVADGVFKLYTEKQGMQDVRFINISKMRGVNYFRGDHPFTISNAGIKIYPRIKTPLYPPRYEVTKERISTGVKEIDKMMGGGLPKGTSTLVAGGAGTGKTLLGLHFITEGIEQGEPGVIVSFQESPSQLYEIASGFGWNLEKMEREGKVKLLYTSPVELSVDEHTAHIKDVVAQIQAKRVVIDSLMDLEIATPNKVRYKDYVYSVVNFFKSNGITSLLTNEITELFDPLKITEYGISFIADNVVLLRYVELESHVSRALAILKARGIEHDKYIREFKITSKGLEILSPFTEYGGILSGMPVRQS; this is translated from the coding sequence ATGGATGAGTTAAAAAAGATACAATCAGGGATAGAGAACTTAGATGAGATTTTAGGCGGTGGCATACCTGACTTTTCAGTCAATATTATCACAGGTCCACCAGGTTCGGGTAAGACTATTCTTACTCAGCAGATAATGTTTAATAATGCTACTGAGGATGGTAAGTCGTTATGTTTTACTACTATTTCCGAGCCGGCATTAAAGATGATGCGTTATCAGCAGCATTTTGATTACTTCGATGTAGATAAAATAGGAAAGAGTGTCATATTCATTGATATTGGTGAGATATTCAGACAAAAGGGCTTGATGAAGTCAATGGAAACTATTGTTGAATATGTAGAAAAGAATATGCCTAAGGTAATTGTTATTGATTCATTTAAGGCTTTACACGAATTAGCTGAGACGCCTCATGAAGTAAGGGAATTTGGCTATGAGTTAGCAGTTAATCTAACTACATGGCAGGCTATATCCTTCTTAGTTGGTGAGTATACTGAAGATGAGATGGTGAAAGAACCAGTATTTGCTGTTGCTGATGGAGTTTTTAAATTATATACTGAAAAGCAAGGTATGCAAGATGTTAGATTTATCAATATCTCTAAAATGCGTGGAGTGAATTATTTTCGTGGAGACCATCCTTTTACTATCTCTAATGCGGGGATAAAGATTTATCCACGAATTAAAACACCTCTTTATCCACCAAGGTATGAAGTAACTAAAGAGCGGATTTCCACAGGGGTAAAGGAGATAGACAAGATGATGGGTGGTGGGTTACCTAAAGGGACATCTACATTAGTTGCAGGTGGTGCAGGAACAGGTAAAACACTTTTAGGACTTCACTTCATCACCGAAGGAATTGAGCAGGGTGAACCAGGGGTAATCGTATCGTTCCAGGAAAGTCCATCTCAATTATATGAAATTGCATCAGGATTTGGCTGGAATCTGGAAAAGATGGAGCGCGAAGGGAAGGTTAAACTACTTTATACCTCGCCTGTGGAGTTAAGTGTTGATGAACATACTGCTCATATTAAAGATGTAGTGGCACAGATTCAGGCTAAACGGGTAGTGATTGATTCACTTATGGACCTAGAGATTGCTACACCTAATAAGGTAAGGTATAAGGATTATGTCTATTCTGTGGTTAATTTCTTTAAGTCTAATGGCATAACCTCATTATTGACCAATGAGATTACCGAGTTGTTTGACCCTCTCAAAATAACTGAGTATGGTATTTCATTTATTGCGGATAATGTAGTTTTACTGCGGTATGTAGAATTAGAATCTCATGTCAGTAGAGCTTTAGCTATTTTAAAGGCAAGAGGAATTGAACACGATAAGTATATTCGGGAATTTAAAATTACCTCTAAAGGGCTTGAAATACTATCACCATTTACAGAATATGGAGGTATTCTTTCCGGAATGCCTGTCAGGCAAAGCTAA